In a genomic window of Brettanomyces nanus chromosome 1, complete sequence:
- a CDS encoding uncharacterized protein (BUSCO:EOG09341VAH), translated as MEQLVNHPETVLTGNLAPEKILEDVKEIIDPITKDNSVLDEIHIDGLMPSQVWGEVKLVVDGVNENILSGKLSELKEKYGLEEDEDEDEDEDKEKEDVEEVEEEEEEGISELGSDAEFYNALEDSEGEEETKEDKEDEESGHNDNNDGDVDYKPEKDAFGLNDDVFSIDAYNAQVKTLGESGDLNKEGDDEEVDLFGDISDGSDDEMLYYKDFFKPIVDREETPKRESHKKEKKVRFDGKLDEDDYDEAFKEANADFGNEQLVDDKKSADNLSSFEKQQVKIQEEIVSLEEEAVAEKKWTMKGEVNARQRDKDTLLDEDLEFERTAKPVPVITQETTDTLDEIIRRRIKDERFDEVPKRVISEMHDFKSSKRVDVSQEKSIKSLAEIYEDEYMDNQSEAANEELKKTHDEISQLFTKVNYKLDALCSAHFVPKPAEKLLDVKVQTSTISMEDAQPLTLSTADTLAPQEIYKLRNKAGKDEVQLRSGVIMAKDELDRAEKQRLRRAKKRKIHNHMKEAAQKKKRVEVKQP; from the coding sequence ATGGAGCAATTAGTGAATCACCCTGAAACGGTGTTAACGGGAAATTTGGCACCAGAGAAGATACTAGAAGATGTTAAGGAGATCATTGATCCTATTACGAAGGATAACTCTGTGCTAGATGAAATACATATAGATGGATTGATGCCATCGCAAGTCTGGGGAGAGGTTAAGTTAGTGGTTGATGGTGTGAACGAGAATATATTGAGTGGAAAGTTAAGtgagttgaaagaaaagtatggtttggaagaagatgaggatgaggatgaggatgaggacaaagaaaaggaggacgtggaagaagtggaagaagaagaagaagaaggtatcTCCGAACTCGGTTCTGATGCCGAATTTTATAATGCATTAGAGGATTCcgaaggtgaagaagaaacgaaGGAAGAcaaagaggatgaagagagcGGACACAACGATAACAATGATGGGGATGTTGACTACAAGCCCGAGAAAGATGCGTTTGGACTTAACGATGATGTATTTTCGATTGATGCCTATAACGCTCAAGTGAAAACGTTGGGTGAAAGTGGAGATTTGAATAAggaaggagatgatgaagaggtcGATCTTTTTGGTGATATCAGTGACGGAAGTGACGATGAGATGCTTTACTACAAGgatttcttcaagcctaTAGTGGATAGAGAGGAGAcaccaaaaagagaaagccataagaaagaaaaaaaggtgAGGTTTGACGGTAAGTTGGACGAAGACGATTACGATGAGGCATTCAAAGAAGCTAACGCCGATTTTGGTAATGAGCAACTTGTTGATGACAAGAAAAGTGCTGACAATCTGTCGTCGTTCGAAAAACAGCAAGTGAAGATACAGGAAGAGATTGTGTCGTTAGAAGAGGAGGCTGTTgctgaaaagaaatggaCTATGAAGGGAGAAGTAAATGCAAGGCAAAGAGATAAAGACACATTGTTAGATGAAGACCTTGAATTCGAAAGAACTGCGAAACCTGTGCCGGTGATCACTCAGGAGACTACAGACACGTTAGATGAGATAATCAGACGCAGAATTAAAGATGAACGTTTTGATGAGGTGCCGAAACGTGTAATCTCGGAAATGCATGACTTCAAATCTTCTAAAAGAGTTGATGTATCGCAGGAGAAGTCAATCAAGTCTTTGGCTGAGATTTATGAGGACGAATATATGGATAATCAATCAGAGGCAGCCAATGAGGAGTTAAAGAAAACTCATGACGAGATATCGCAGCTGTTCACAAAAGTCAACTACAAATTGGACGCTCTCTGCTCTGCACACTTTGTGCCTAAACCTGCAGAGAAGCTTCTTGACGTTAAGGTTCAAACGTCCACGATTAGTATGGAGGATGCACAGCCATTGACTCTGTCTACAGCAGATACGTTGGCGCCTCAGGAAATATATAAGCTTAGAAATAAGGCTGGAAAGGACGAAGTCCAGCTTCGTTCCGGTGTGATTATGGCCAAAGATGAACTTGACAGAGCAGAGAAGCAGAGGCTCAGACgtgccaagaagagaaagatccATAACCATATGAAGGAGGCAGcgcagaagaagaaaagagttGAAGTCAAGCAGCCATAG
- a CDS encoding uncharacterized protein (EggNog:ENOG41), with translation MHLNLIFATLLIYGVASAVVLPPKTTAFEPFTTQVSKTTGSPLLDKRDPRRKVIVNKEWLKEESEKNVGTHKEEGPDPWLRTIYGSIAEVVTPTVIGGITFSTKPPETASGTEWWISIKNDGSPKTIKPKIKNGQVKNGLPDVKTYFQTATTIVHKQEDIQAHNLKKGDEVNEVIMIPEDDTYVKLSPLMRCTPDFYFHRGMANMDISEPFCRPKDNSKLRVGKTYFVTWFSRFYDDVKTVRFHYAYVKEKISEAGMKVKRDIRGPVKDVANDVAQLSEDAGSFKGEVPGAFFTSDWVLNAQGFFPVDVDKKWLKGSVYKKVLIAIQPDSVTDDEFRILDAPHLIVDFRLKEIVGKNTKQMRKEAVMPVTGDDIYYVIMGIPTLVVVALLLMYLFVQANRKQRDLSGIRKPRRSRFGNAGRYEVPYGETDIHRPGTLKQS, from the coding sequence atgcACCTCAATTTGATCTTTGCTACACTGTTAATCTATGGGGTTGCAAGCGCAGTTGTTCTACCTCCTAAAACCACGGCATTCGAGCCGTTCACTACTCAGGTATCGAAGACTACAGGCTCTCCCCTTCTAGACAAAAGAGATCCACGTCGTAAAGTCATCGTCAACAAAGAATGgctcaaagaagaatccgAGAAAAACGTTGGTACCCATAAGGAAGAGGGTCCTGATCCTTGGCTTAGAACCATTTATGGCTCGATCGCTGAAGTGGTGACACCAACAGTGATTGGTGGAATCACCTTCAGCACTAAACCGCCGGAAACGGCATCAGGAACTGAGTGGTGGATCAGCATTAAGAACGATGGTTCTCCGAAAACGATCAAGCCTAAAATTAAAAATGGGCAGGTTAAAAACGGATTGCCTGACGTGAAGACTTACTTTCAGACGGCTACTACTATCGTCCATAAGCAGGAGGACATTCAGGCACATAATCTAAAGAAAGGTGATGAAGTAAATGAGGTCATCATGATTCCGGAAGATGATACTTACGTGAAGTTGAGTCCACTTATGAGATGTACGCCAGATTTCTACTTCCATCGTGGAATGGCCAATATGGATATTTCCGAGCCATTCTGTAGGCCAAAGGATAATTCCAAGTTGAGAGTGGGAAAAACATACTTTGTGACGTGGTTTTCACGGTTCTATGATGATGTCAAAACTGTTAGGTTCCATTATGCTTATGTCAAGGAGAAAATAAGTGAAGCAGgaatgaaagtgaagagGGATATTCGTGGACCGGTCAAAGATGTGGCGAATGACGTGGCCCAGCTCAGTGAAGATGCTGGTTCTTTCAAGGGAGAAGTGCCCGGAGCTTTTTTCACCTCGGATTGGGTTCTAAACGCACAAGGATTCTTCCCCGTTGATGTTGATAAGAAATGGCTAAAAGGATCTGTTTATAAGAAGGTACTAATTGCCATTCAACCGGATTCTGTCACAGATGATGAGTTCCGGATATTAGATGCTCCTCATTTGATAGTGGACTTTCGCCTCAAGGAAATTGTTGGCAAGAACACTAAGCAaatgagaaaagaagccGTCATGCCTGTGACTGGGGACGATATCTACTACGTGATCATGGGTATTCCAACGCTTGTGGTGGTTGCACTTTTACTCATGTACTTGTTTGTTCAGGCTAACAGGAAACAAAGAGACTTGTCCGGAATCCGCAAGCCTCGCAGATCGCGTTTTGGAAATGCTGGTAGGTACGAGGTACCTTATGGCGAAACGGATATTCACAGGCCGGGAACACTGAAGCAGTCATAg
- a CDS encoding uncharacterized protein (EggNog:ENOG41), producing MPEQTNRGQLFIFLLLMLYFMSSAPPQDAGYPPPTARKRIMKEFQGELEESRKSLAGDYEQGYGNLTGFRLSYHDAILGRNLSDWPFSDHLNHPYEETEEFSILPNVVSRRARDVWNTESRTVELPNEDSDTHPSKHRSGVYHQNVTGYARGTFHKEKISLVPIQMEVPAYYDKLREYKQIQNEINFGNDLGRTSPFEDDEPDHSDTPVDIPVQPKRPGNITAVSGITKFSMYNTKDEEMAESAGETTAVDLIVTLNDNGEHDEQQVSLSGLYHIDNGNLVATTRSAKFAGIYALPHLNLGPGKHFNSTRELYLLRSNRTAPEDITFSFVDQLLEDSASCEYVAYLHFESTDMDLKEIHQIDDELTNPMGRPHRVPPKLRITGGVLYSPDCGIMLDLDPAEGPRNEVYTNDLRRTIIFLSFIVLAQIILFVNQMNVTNTPSTLSRISFWTLALINVADGSFSMIALLCSMIFKDLYLQFVFCAFLAFTCCSIFEMKYNIMVYSAQINERPITWRTALQGTPLDERTEEGNETTPAITAPTPQPQDDQTIAAQLYTRYFCTLIFLFFGLSVTTWPIKQRRVFEYITLTVFNSYWFPQIYRNVIRGSRKSFTWQFILGTSIIRLAPIAYACIFPNPFYHHPDYMFVVFLSSWIAIQLFALFLQEILGPRFFLPERYLPKTYKYHPLLTKGDLENGYNFESFVDSDQPPGSTLKCKLDCTICMQSLEIPVIDNTVENTELHESMASNARNLMATRAYMVTPCRHIFHTECLEGWMRYKLQCPVCRNSLPPL from the coding sequence ATGCCTGAGCAGACCAATCGAGGACAGCTGtttatatttcttcttctcatgCTGTACTTCATGTCCAGTGCGCCTCCTCAAGATGCTGGTTACCCTCCTCCAACAGCGCGCAAGCGTATCATGAAAGAGTTTCAAGGGGAGCTTGAGGAATCACGCAAATCCTTGGCTGGCGATTATGAACAAGGATACGGAAATCTTACAGGATTTAGGTTAAGTTACCACGATGCTATATTGGGCAGAAACCTCTCCGATTGGCCATTTTCCGACCACCTTAATCATCCTTACGAAGAGACCGAAGAATTTAGCATTTTGCCAAATGTTGTTAGTCGAAGGGCACGTGATGTTTGGAATACCGAATCCAGAACGGTAGAGTTACCTAATGAAGATAGTGACACGCATCCTTCCAAGCATAGATCTGGAGTGTATCACCAGAACGTTACGGGATACGCCAGGGGAACATTCcataaagagaagatatCTTTGGTGCCCATACAAATGGAAGTCCCAGCCTATTACGACAAACTCAGAGAGTATAAACAGATTCAGAACGAGATCAACTTTGGTAATGACCTAGGACGGACTTCTCCTTTTGAGGACGACGAACCTGATCATTCTGACACTCCTGTAGATATTCCCGTCCAGCCTAAACGTCCTGGGAACATCACAGCCGTCTCTGGAATTACCAAGTTTTCTATGTACAACacaaaagatgaagaaatggcCGAAAGTGCGGGTGAGACAACTGCTGTCGATCTTATAGTGACACTCAACGACAATGGAGAACACGATGAGCAGCAGGTCAGCCTATCTGGTTTATACCATATAGACAATGGCAACCTTGTGGCCACTACGCGGTCTGCGAAGTTTGCTGGGATCTATGCTCTTCCACATTTAAATTTGGGACCTGGAAAACATTTCAACTCCACTAGAGAGCTCTATTTATTGAGAAGTAACCGCACTGCTCCCGAGGATATCACATTTTCATTTGTGGACCAGCTACTCGAGGATAGTGCCAGCTGTGAGTACGTTGCGTATTTACATTTTGAGTCCACTGATATGGACCTTAAGGAGATCCATCAGATCGATGACGAACTTACCAATCCTATGGGAAGACCTCACAGAGTTCCACCTAAACTTCGCATAACCGGAGGTGTCCTCTACTCTCCAGATTGCGGAATAATGCTTGATCTTGATCCTGCGGAGGGACCGAGAAACGAGGTTTATACCAATGATCTTAGACGCACCATTATATTCCTCTCCTTCATCGTGTTGGCGCAGATCATTCTTTTCGTCAACCAGATGAACGTTACCAACACACCCTCCACTCTCTCCAGAATCTCCTTTTGGACTTTGGCCTTAATAAATGTAGCAGACGGCTCTTTCAGTATGATTGCTTTGCTCTGCTCGATGATCTTCAAGGATTTGTACCTCCAGTTTGTCTTTTGCGCCTTCTTGGCGTTTACGTGCTGTTCCATATTTGAGATGAAATATAACATAATGGTGTATTCTGCACAGATTAACGAGAGACCCATCACTTGGAGAACTGCTCTGCAGGGAACTCCTCTTGACGAGAGAACCGAGGAAGGGAACGAGACCACTCCTGCTATCACTGCTCCGACTCCGCAACCCCAGGATGACCAGACTATTGCTGCTCAACTTTATACAAGGTACTTTTGCACGCTCATATTTCTATTTTTTGGGTTGAGTGTGACTACTTGGCCTATCAAACAACGTAGGGTGTTTGAATACATCACGTTGACAGTCTTTAACTCTTATTGGTTCCCTCAGATCTACCGAAACGTGATTCGGGGATCCCGAAAGTCATTTACCTGGCAATTTATCCTTGGCACCTCTATTATTCGCTTGGCACCAATTGCCTATGCTTGCATCTTTCCCAATCCGTTCTACCACCATCCGGACTACATGTTTGTGGTATTTTTGAGCTCTTGGATTGCCATCCAACTTTTtgctttgtttcttcagGAAATACTCGGACCtcgattctttcttcctgaAAGGTATCTCCCAAAGACCTACAAATATCATCCATTACTTACCAAGGGAGACTTGGAAAACGGCTACAATTTTGAGAGTTTTGTTGACTCTGACCAGCCGCCTGGATCTACGCTCAAGTGTAAACTAGACTGCACCATTTGTATGCAGTCTCTGGAAATACCGGTCATAGATAATACTGTAGAGAATACGGAGCTGCATGAAAGCATGGCTAGTAATGCCCGAAACTTGATGGCTACGAGAGCATACATGGTTACACCTTGCAGGCATATTTTCCATACAGAATGTCTAGAGGGTTGGATGAGGTACAAATTACAATGTCCCGTGTGCAGAAATAGTCTTCCTCCGTTGTAG
- a CDS encoding uncharacterized protein (BUSCO:EOG09340N0U~EggNog:ENOG41), whose amino-acid sequence MNLCISPDSIFKLDWQTVQIGLPFTSIVGNARDGNASTIISLTDKSMLAVQDLETGNILYRYKSETSFVNTSQLLGLENDEFAVAFNYEDGSSRIAFWTFNATGLIKAEKLFKKHVIGLATTTKNTVLVVDDAGALYELDDHSQHQPKLLYQGVPEKDNFVRAMLTETNYHHHWIVFLEGNHGQVLFYTIDRDGDVSEAQRFRGCGLESLSFVKSISTYPVCLGSKAYEYSEESRDLHASFEGLGRDLLDLSGAERGLQMINDHYYVSITRGNATLFDIDASIFNPLVTFSLPEHIKHVEFFVTHAGRTLNAYITGDDYTISLVSNGRIVWQKDESLAYITDAVLLDQSQTSSLISTSDEIKNERSFNLIAAYISRLKYNVHKLFGNTSETVDFNLHFGLLKTLVVMTENGKIASFNTFGEHTNLSNQLIDIFDTGSSNLTHLVNVNEHLLAVDDGLNLYEVDFNQKTISSADPCFVDSHFMILKPADSEPKLIQTSSRDFYTTAKSKNGHALYGFHVTNETHKTWRHILDDDETILAIQARSYDNNLVASNGITIADRKVLYKYLITNLAVVTIHSEKSQQVTVQLLNVVTGQVYDSFTKHTDNAAAVHVLFEENFIIVSTQEKGSIDTVLTSIDLFESLTPDLKKTGHLATYSSLGNSTIIPEHATRSFILPGISIKQISLTYTRHNIALKHLLFTTSTGSLMAVPKMLVNGRRPLIEISKSMLQEPLLLNYEPYIVPSDNLILSHYRQLMTDNGDRFRKLMSVSTELESTSIVVSVDTDLFVTIVKPSASFDTLTGDFNKKILLVTIAALIAAIYYTIPLASSKKLKDLWKNT is encoded by the exons ATGAA CCTTTGCATTTCTCCGGATAGTATCTTCAAGCTTGACTGGCAGACTGTGCAGATAGGTCTCCCGTTTACCTCTATAGTAGGAAACGCGAGAGACGGAAATGCTAGCACCATTATATCTTTGACGGACAAAAGCATGTTGGCAGTTCAAGATCTAGAAACGGGAAATATCCTTTATAGATATAAATCGGAGACATCCTTTGTGAATACATCGCAATTGCTTGGTCTTGAAAACGACGAATTTGCCGTTGCGTTTAACTATGAGGATGGATCAAGTAGGATCGCATTTTGGACTTTCAATGCTACAGGGTTGATTAAAGCTGAGAAATTATTTAAAAAACATGTCATTGGTTTGGCAACTACGACCAAAAACACTGTACTTGTTGTTGACGATGCTGGAGCGCTATATGAGTTGGATGATCACTCACAACATCAGCCAAAACTTCTTTATCAAGGAGTTCCCGAAAAGGACAATTTTGTCAGGGCAATGCTTACAGAGACAAACTATCACCATCATTGGATCGTTTTCCTCGAGGGAAACCATGGCCAAGTGCTATTCTATACCATAGATCGTGATGGCGATGTCAGCGAAGCACAACGCTTTAGAGGTTGTGGTTTGGAATCGCTTTCCTTTGTGAAAAGCATTTCTACTTACCCTGTATGTCTAGGGTCAAAAGCCTATGAGTACAGCGAAGAGTCTCGTGATTTAcatgcttcttttgagGGTCTTGGCCGTGATCTCTTGGATCTTTCTGGGGCTGAAAGAGGTCTCCAAATGATCAACGATCACTACTATGTGTCTATTACTCGTGGAAATGCAACTTTATTTGATATAGATGCTTCTATTTTCAACCCGTTGGTTactttctctcttcctgAGCACATCAAGCACGTCGAATTCTTCGTCACTCATGCAGGACGAACTCTCAATGCCTATATCACCGGCGACGACTATACTATTAGTCTTGTATCAAACGGTAGGATAGTATGGCAAAAAGATGAGTCTTTAGCATACATAACTGATGCTGTGCTTCTAGATCAGTCGCAGACGTCTTCTCTAATATCAACATCTGACGAAATCAAAAATGAACgctccttcaatttgataGCTGCTTACATTAGTCGTCTCAAGTATAACGTACACAAGCTCTTTGGAAACACTTCCGAAACTGTTGATTTCAACCTTCATTTTGGGCTTCTTAAAACACTTGTTGTGATGACAGAAAATGGCAAGATAGCTTCCTTCAATACATTCGGCGAGCACACCAATCTCTCGAATCAATTGATTGACATCTTCGATACTGGCTCCAGCAATCTTACGCATTTAGTCAACGTAAATGAACATCTTCTGGCTGTGGATGACGGGCTTAATTTATATGAAGTTGATTTCAATCAAAAGACCATTTCTTCAGCAGATCCCTGTTTTGTCGATAGCCACTTTATGATATTAAAACCTGCCGATAGCGAACCAAAATTGATCCAGACCTCAAGTAGAGACTTCTATACCACAGCCAAATCCAAAAACGGCCATGCATTATATGGATTTCACGTGACCAATGAAACACATAAGACATGGCGACAcattcttgatgatgacgagaCCATTCTTGCCATTCAAGCCAGAAGTTACGATAACAACTTGGTGGCCAGTAATGGGATCACCATCGCAGATAGAAAAGTCCTATACAAGTATTTGATTACGAACTTGGCAGTTGTCACTATACATAGTGAAAAGAGTCAGCAAGTGACAGTTCAGCTACTTAATGTGGTCACGGGCCAAGTCTATGATTCATTCACTAAGCATACGGACAACGCAGCGGCGGTTCATGtactctttgaagagaacttCATCATTGTTTCAACTCAAGAAAAGGGCAGTATCGACACCGTACTTACGTCAATTGATTTATTTGAATCACTCACTCCagacttgaagaaaacaGGACACCTGGCAACCTACTCCTCACTCGGTAACTCTACCATTATCCCTGAGCATGCCACTAGATCATTCATTCTTCCCGGAATCAGTATCAAACAGATTTCTCTCACTTACACGAGACACAATATTGCTCTCaaacatcttctctttactACGTCAACGGGCAGCTTGATGGCGGTACCAAAAATGTTAGTCAACGGCCGAAGACCTTTAATAGAGATCTCTAAGAGTATGCTGCAAGAACCTCTGCTACTCAACTACGAACCTTATATCGTCCCTTCAGATAATTTGATACTGAGCCACTATCGTCAGCTAATGACAGATAATGGAGATCGGTTCCGAAAGCTAATGTCAGTTTCAACAGAACTTGAGTCTACATCAATCGTCGTCTCCGTCGATACAGACTTATTTGTCACGATAGTGAAACCCTCAGCATCATTCGATACACTAACGGGAGACTTTAATAAGAAGATCCTACTGGTGACCATTGCTGCGTTGATTGCGGCCATTTATTATACAATACCATTAGCATCCtcgaagaagttgaaggatcTTTGGAAAAACACTTAA
- the RPL20A gene encoding 60S ribosomal protein L20A (BUSCO:EOG093442VL), whose translation MTTSNSNEAHDHWLDRGEDLSRLHEYQVIGRRLPTESVPEPKLYRMRIFAPNYVVAKSRYWYFLKKLHKVKKASGEIVALNVISEAKPTKVKNFGIWIRYDSRSGTHNMYKEYRDVTRVNAVETMYCDLAARHRARFRSIHILKVVELEKTSDIRRQYVKQFLVKDVKFPLPHRVFKSKNTFYPKRPTTFY comes from the exons ATGACTACTTCCAATTCTAACGAGGCACA TGATCACTGGTTGGATCGTGGTGAAGATT TGTCCCGTTTGCACGAGTACCAAGTCATTGGCAGAAGACTCCCAACCGAGTCTGTCCCAGAGCCAAAGTTGTACAGAATGAGAATCTTTGCTCCAAACTATGTTGTTGCCAAATCCAGATACTGGtactttttgaagaagttgcaCAAGGTCAAGAAGGCTTCTGGTGAGATTGTTGCATTGAACGTCATCAGTGAGGCTAAGCCAACCAAGGTTAAGAACTTTGGTATTTGGATCAGATACGACTCCAGATCTGGTACCCACAACATGTACAAGGAATACAGAGATGTTACCAGAGTCAATGCTGTTGAGACCATGTATTGTGATTTGGCTGCCAGACACAGAGCCAGATTTAGATCTATCCACATTTTGAAGGTTGTCGAATTGGAAAAGACCTCTGATATCAGAAGACAATACGTCAAACAGTTCCTTGTTAAGGATGTCAAGTTCCCATTGCCTCACAgagtcttcaaatccaagaacACTTTCTATCCAAAGCGTCCAACCACCTTCTACTGA
- the ERG25_1 gene encoding C-4 sterol methyl oxidase, protein MTEIFNSTVLENLTSPSLVQVTKNVFATQSQLNVLEKLWAAWYAYMQNDTLATGLMFFLTHELWYFGRCLPWYIIDKTPYFRKWKLQPNYIPSDKEQWECLKAVLRDHLWLEAAPIWTFHPLCKSLGIKVTVPFPALHTMLWQWALFFVLEDMWHYWAHRLFHYGVFYKYIHKKHHRYAAPFGLSAEYAHPLEVVSLGAGTVGFPILYAFITHDLHLFTITCWVIFRLLQAVDSHAGYDFPWSLHHFLPFWAGAEHHDRHHHYFIGNYASSFRWWDFVMDTEAGPIKKAEREGRKKSKISAKNE, encoded by the coding sequence ATGACTGAAATCTTCAACTCTACCGTTCTAGAGAACTTGACTTCTCCTAGCTTGGTCCAGGTTACGAAGAATGTGTTTGCGACACAGAGCCAACTTAATGTCCTTGAAAAATTATGGGCTGCATGGTATGCGTACATGCAGAATGACACCTTGGCCACTGGTCTTATGTTTTTCTTGACTCATGAGCTCTGGTACTTTGGCAGATGTCTTCCTTGGTATATTATTGACAAGACTCCTTATTTCCGTAAGTGGAAGCTTCAGCCAAACTACATTCCTTCTGACAAAGAGCAGTGGGAGTGCTTAAAGGCCGTCTTAAGGGACCACCTATGGCTTGAAGCTGCCCCAATATGGACTTTCCATCCATTGTGCAAGTCCCTTGGTATTAAGGTGACTGTTCCTTTCCCTGCTTTACACACTATGCTCTGGCAATGGGCCTTGTTCTTCGTTCTCGAAGACATGTGGCATTACTGGGCACACAGATTATTCCACTACGGTGTCTTTTACAAGTACATTCATAAGAAGCATCACCGTTATGCAGCTCCATTTGGTTTGAGTGCTGAATATGCTCATCCTTTAGAGGTCGTTTCTCTTGGTGCCGGTACTGTTGGTTTCCCTATTCTATATGCCTTTATCACTCATGATTTACACTTGTTCACCATTACCTGTTGGGTTATCTTTAGATTGCTTCAGGCTGTGGATTCTCATGCCGGTTACGATTTCCCATGGTCTTTGCATCACTTTCTTCCCTTCTGGGCTGGCGCTGAGCACCATGATAGACATCACCACTACTTCATTGGTAATTACGCTTCTTCGTTTAGATGGTGGGATTTCGTCATGGACACTGAAGCTGGTCCTATCAAGAAGGCCGAGAGAGAAGGTAGAAAGAAGTCTAAGATTTCGGCCAAGAACGAGTAG